In Nocardioides sp. JS614, the sequence CCCTCGGCGGCGGTGTTCCCCGAGGGCGAGGCGATGTCGGCGATGCAGGCGCGTGCGGTGGCCGCGGTACGCCGCCAGGACGCCGCCCTCGAGAGCGAGCACGGCCCCGGGGCGGTCTGGGTCGCCGTCAGCCACGGCGACGTCATCAAGTCCGTCCTGGCCGACGCGCTCGGCATGCACCTCGACCTGTTCCAGCGGCTCCAGGTCGATCCGGCGTCCATGTCGGTGATCCGCTACACCGCCGCGCGGCCGTATGTGCTGGCCACGAATACCCACGCCGGCGACCTGTCCTGGCTGGCCGCGGCCCCTCCGCGTCGGCCCGGCAGGCGGCCGCGCGCCAAGGGGTCGGACGACGCCGTCGTCGGCGGGGGAGCCGGGCCTTCGGCCACGCCCTAGGGTGGGCGCATGCCTGTCGTCCATGGATTCGATCCGCCGGAGCGGTTCGTCGCCGGAACCGTCGGCCCGCCGGGGCAACGCACCTTCTTCCTGCAGGCCCGCGCTGGCAGCCGCGTCGTGAGCGTGGCCCTGGAGAAGCAGCAGGTGCAGGCGTTGGCCGAGCGGGTGGACGAGCTGCTCGACGAGGTGATGGCCAGCCAGGCGGGCGACGCGATCGTCCCCGCGGTCGCCCCGCTCGGGCTCGATGACTCCGACCCCCTGGAGCAGCCGATCGAGGAGGAGTTCCGCGCCGGCACGATGACGCTGTCCTGGGACCCGACGGACGAGCGCGTGGTGATCGAGGTCTTCCCGTTCACCGAGGCCGCGGTGGTCACGCCCGACCAGCTCGACGAGGACTTCGAGGAGCCCGAGCCCGACGAGGTGTTCCTGGTCCGGCTCGCGGCCGGGCCGGCGCGGGCGTTCGTCAAGCGCGCCGAGCAGGTGCTGGAGGCGGGGCGCCCGAGCTGCCCCTTCTGCGGCAACCCGATCGACCCGGACGGCCACCTCTGCGTCCGCGCCAACGGCTTCCGGCGCCGCGATCCGTGACCACCGACGCCGGCGGCGACCTGCTCGAGGGCGACCTCGTGCTGCACGGCCGCGTGATGCCGGCCTCCAACGCGACCTTCGTGGGCGAGATCGGCGGGGTGAAGGTCGTCTACAAGCCGGTGGCCGGCGAGCGGCCACTGTGGGACTTCCCGGACGGCACCCTGGCCGACCGCGAGCGGGCGGCGTACCTGGTCTCGGAGGCGACCGGCTGGAACGTCGTCCCCGAGACCTGGCTGCGAGACGGTCCGCACGGTCCCGGGATGGTGCAGCGCTGGCAGGAGCCCGACGATGAGCAGGTCGCGGTCACGCTGGTGCCCGAGGGTCAGGTGCCGGAGGGCTGGCGGCACGTCTTCGACGGCCTCGACGGTCATGACCGGCCGGTGTCGCTGATCCACGAGGACTCGGCGCCGCTGCGCCGGATGGCCGTCTTCGACGTCGTCGTCAACAACGCCGACCGCAAGGGCGGCCACGTGCTGGAGATGGCCGACGGGCACCGGTACGGCGTCGACCACGGGGTGACCTTCCACGCCGAGCACAAGCTGCGCACCGTGCTGTGGGGATGGCTGGGCGAAGCGCTCACGGCGGACGAGGTGGGGGTGGTGCGCCGCCTCGCGGTCGAGGCCGGGGCCGCCCTCGGCGACGTGCTCGCCGCCCACCTCAGCGACCCCGAGATCGAGGCGCTGGTGCGCCGCTGCGAGCGGCTGGCGGAGCGTGCGGTGCTGCCCGCACCGCGAGGGGAGTGGCCCGCGATCCCGTGGCCGCCGTTCTGAGCTCGGCGGATAGGCTTCGCCGCATG encodes:
- a CDS encoding histidine phosphatase family protein gives rise to the protein MATVILVRHGRTTANAAGTLTGRLPGVRLDDTGAAQAVRAAERLSGVPLAAILSSPLERCRQTAKAIATARTEPVRVTTDRGITECDYGSWQGRPLEELAKEKLWSTVQTQPSAAVFPEGEAMSAMQARAVAAVRRQDAALESEHGPGAVWVAVSHGDVIKSVLADALGMHLDLFQRLQVDPASMSVIRYTAARPYVLATNTHAGDLSWLAAAPPRRPGRRPRAKGSDDAVVGGGAGPSATP
- a CDS encoding SCO1664 family protein, producing the protein MTTDAGGDLLEGDLVLHGRVMPASNATFVGEIGGVKVVYKPVAGERPLWDFPDGTLADRERAAYLVSEATGWNVVPETWLRDGPHGPGMVQRWQEPDDEQVAVTLVPEGQVPEGWRHVFDGLDGHDRPVSLIHEDSAPLRRMAVFDVVVNNADRKGGHVLEMADGHRYGVDHGVTFHAEHKLRTVLWGWLGEALTADEVGVVRRLAVEAGAALGDVLAAHLSDPEIEALVRRCERLAERAVLPAPRGEWPAIPWPPF
- a CDS encoding DUF3090 domain-containing protein, translating into MPVVHGFDPPERFVAGTVGPPGQRTFFLQARAGSRVVSVALEKQQVQALAERVDELLDEVMASQAGDAIVPAVAPLGLDDSDPLEQPIEEEFRAGTMTLSWDPTDERVVIEVFPFTEAAVVTPDQLDEDFEEPEPDEVFLVRLAAGPARAFVKRAEQVLEAGRPSCPFCGNPIDPDGHLCVRANGFRRRDP